The Saxibacter everestensis genome has a window encoding:
- the fbaA gene encoding class II fructose-bisphosphate aldolase encodes MPIASPDAYVAMLDRARDEGFAYPAINVTSSQTLNAALQGFAEAESDGIIQVSLGTALYLSGNRVQNRVAGSLALAAYAHEVASHYPVNVALHTDHCAKEYLDDWVRPLIAHSADRVRRGQLPLYQSHMWDGSAVPLAENLAIAEELLERSVAARTLLEIEVGVVGGEEDGIVGAIDEKLYSTVEDARATVAALGAGERGRYLTALTFGNVHGVYKPGGVHLRPETLGEIQSVIGGEVGADKPFDLVFHGGSGSSADEIAAAVSHGVVKMNIDTDTQYAFTRSLAGHMFSHYDDVLKIDGEVGNKKAYDPRSYGKTAESAMAARVVEAAQMLGSAGRSVRG; translated from the coding sequence ATGCCAATCGCCAGCCCTGACGCCTATGTCGCGATGCTCGACCGGGCGCGAGACGAAGGATTCGCCTACCCGGCAATCAACGTCACGTCATCTCAGACCCTCAACGCCGCGCTGCAGGGGTTCGCCGAAGCCGAGAGCGACGGCATCATCCAGGTTTCGCTCGGCACGGCGCTTTACCTTTCCGGCAACCGCGTGCAGAACAGGGTCGCGGGTTCGCTGGCCCTGGCTGCATACGCCCACGAGGTGGCCAGCCACTATCCGGTCAACGTGGCGCTTCATACCGACCACTGTGCGAAGGAGTACCTGGACGACTGGGTTCGCCCGCTGATTGCGCACTCGGCCGATCGGGTCCGGCGTGGCCAGCTGCCGCTCTACCAGTCGCATATGTGGGACGGTTCCGCAGTTCCGCTCGCCGAAAATCTTGCCATAGCCGAAGAACTGCTGGAACGGTCCGTTGCGGCGAGGACCCTGCTGGAAATCGAGGTCGGAGTGGTCGGCGGCGAGGAGGACGGCATCGTCGGCGCCATCGACGAGAAGCTGTATTCCACAGTTGAGGACGCAAGGGCCACTGTCGCAGCCCTCGGGGCAGGCGAGCGCGGCCGCTATCTCACCGCCCTGACGTTCGGAAACGTGCACGGCGTCTACAAACCGGGCGGCGTGCACCTGCGTCCGGAAACCCTTGGCGAGATCCAGTCGGTAATTGGCGGGGAAGTGGGCGCCGATAAGCCGTTCGACCTCGTGTTCCACGGCGGCTCGGGCTCAAGCGCGGACGAGATCGCGGCTGCGGTGTCTCACGGGGTGGTCAAAATGAATATCGACACTGATACCCAGTACGCCTTCACCCGGTCGCTGGCCGGACACATGTTCAGTCACTACGACGACGTGCTGAAGATCGACGGTGAGGTCGGCAACAAGAAGGCCTACGATCCGCGCTCCTATGGCAAGACGGCGGAATCGGCGATGGCGGCGCGGGTCGTCGAGGCCGCCCAGATGCTTGGTTCCGCCGGTCGGTCGGTGCGCGGCTGA
- a CDS encoding fumarylacetoacetate hydrolase family protein translates to MHIVRYRYQGRISIGILEGETVRRLPHDSMSALLALPLSDIRSQVDAAPTTEERPVHDVDLLAPLDGNTEVWAAGVTYLRSKDARVEESDQASVYDLVYDAERAEIFFKSVAWRVVTDGDPVGIRADSVNSVPESELALVLNAAGERVGYLVCNDMSSRSIEGENPIYLPQAKIYAGACALSPGIAPAWEVGAPEALSVSCWVERDGARVFFGESHTGQIKRGLDELTELLFRADHFPGGAVLSTGTGIVPDLDFRLRAGDVIEIEIPGVGRLRNEVAVGKDAFGGG, encoded by the coding sequence ATGCACATTGTTCGGTATCGATACCAGGGCCGGATCTCGATCGGAATCCTTGAGGGGGAGACAGTTCGGCGGCTCCCGCACGATTCGATGTCCGCTCTGCTGGCGTTGCCACTGAGTGACATCCGTTCGCAGGTCGATGCCGCACCGACGACCGAGGAGCGCCCTGTTCACGATGTCGACCTGCTGGCACCCTTGGACGGCAACACCGAGGTGTGGGCGGCCGGGGTCACCTACCTTCGATCGAAAGATGCCCGGGTCGAGGAGAGTGACCAGGCCAGCGTGTATGACCTGGTCTACGATGCCGAGCGGGCCGAGATATTCTTCAAATCGGTTGCCTGGCGGGTCGTCACCGACGGCGACCCTGTCGGCATCCGCGCGGACTCCGTGAACAGTGTGCCGGAATCGGAACTTGCCCTGGTGCTCAATGCCGCGGGGGAACGAGTCGGATACCTGGTGTGCAACGACATGTCCTCGCGCAGCATCGAGGGCGAGAACCCGATCTACCTGCCGCAGGCGAAAATCTATGCCGGCGCCTGCGCGCTGAGTCCCGGCATCGCGCCGGCCTGGGAGGTCGGCGCACCCGAGGCGCTGTCGGTCAGCTGCTGGGTCGAGCGTGATGGCGCGCGGGTATTCTTCGGCGAGTCACACACTGGTCAGATCAAGCGCGGGCTTGACGAACTGACCGAGCTGCTGTTCCGGGCAGATCACTTTCCAGGCGGTGCGGTGTTGTCCACCGGGACCGGGATCGTGCCGGACCTCGACTTCCGGCTACGGGCCGGGGACGTCATCGAGATCGAAATTCCCGGCGTTGGCCGGCTCCGGAACGAAGTTGCGGTTGGAAAGGACGCATTCGGCGGGGGATAG
- a CDS encoding enolase C-terminal domain-like protein — protein sequence MSRITAARVTDIRFPTSIELDGSDAVNVDPNYSAAYIQLATSDGPDGFGLVFTGGRGNEVVAAALRSAVDLLPDSDLEAMLENLGDVSRRLVHDSQFRWIGPEKGATHMAAGAVLNALWDIKAKRAGLPLWELLARMTPEELVAVVDFSHLRDALTEREAFDILRRGEGGKEERIAELKANGYPAYTTSPGWLGYSDEKMVRLAREAVSEGYSLIKLKIAGSLDDDVRRLRLAREAVGPDVAIAVDANQNWEVHEAAPWMRELQPYDVHWVEEPTSPDDVLGHARIRREIAPIRVATGEAVQNRIIFKQLLQAEAIDVLQIDATRVAGPGENIAILLLAAKFGVPVCPHAGGVGLCELVQHFAFFDYAAVSCSQDGRVIEFVDHLHEHFHAPARVTGGRYQAQLAPGNGAEMRDESVETWAYPAGPGWQDLRARGLIDY from the coding sequence ATGTCTCGAATCACAGCTGCGAGAGTCACCGACATCAGGTTCCCCACCTCGATCGAACTCGACGGTTCCGATGCCGTCAATGTCGACCCAAACTATTCCGCCGCGTACATTCAGCTCGCCACCAGCGATGGGCCGGACGGATTCGGCCTGGTCTTCACCGGTGGTCGCGGCAATGAGGTCGTCGCGGCGGCGCTGCGGTCCGCCGTCGATCTGCTGCCGGACAGCGATCTGGAGGCCATGCTGGAAAATCTGGGCGATGTCTCCCGGCGGCTCGTTCACGACTCGCAATTCCGCTGGATCGGCCCGGAAAAGGGCGCAACTCATATGGCCGCCGGCGCGGTGCTGAACGCGCTGTGGGATATCAAGGCGAAGCGGGCCGGGCTGCCGTTGTGGGAGTTGCTGGCCCGGATGACGCCGGAAGAGCTGGTCGCGGTCGTCGACTTCTCACACCTGCGCGATGCGTTGACGGAACGGGAGGCCTTCGACATCCTGCGCCGTGGCGAGGGCGGCAAGGAGGAACGGATCGCCGAGCTGAAGGCCAACGGCTATCCCGCGTACACGACGTCTCCGGGCTGGCTGGGGTACAGCGACGAGAAGATGGTGCGACTGGCGCGGGAGGCGGTCTCGGAGGGTTACTCGCTGATCAAGCTCAAGATCGCAGGGAGCCTTGACGACGATGTTCGCCGGCTACGGCTGGCCCGGGAAGCGGTCGGGCCGGACGTTGCGATCGCCGTCGATGCCAACCAGAACTGGGAGGTGCACGAGGCAGCGCCGTGGATGAGGGAGCTGCAGCCGTACGACGTCCACTGGGTCGAAGAGCCGACCAGTCCCGACGACGTGCTCGGGCACGCCCGCATTCGGCGCGAGATTGCGCCGATCAGGGTCGCCACCGGAGAGGCCGTCCAGAACCGGATCATCTTCAAGCAGCTGCTCCAGGCCGAGGCGATCGACGTGTTGCAGATCGATGCGACGAGGGTGGCCGGGCCAGGCGAGAACATCGCGATTCTTCTGCTTGCCGCCAAATTTGGCGTCCCAGTGTGCCCGCACGCCGGGGGCGTCGGATTGTGCGAGCTGGTGCAACACTTCGCATTCTTCGACTACGCCGCGGTTTCCTGCAGCCAGGACGGCCGGGTGATCGAGTTCGTCGACCACCTGCACGAGCATTTCCACGCACCGGCGCGCGTGACCGGTGGTCGCTACCAAGCCCAGCTCGCGCCCGGGAACGGCGCGGAAATGCGCGACGAGTCGGTCGAAACGTGGGCCTACCCGGCCGGGCCTGGCTGGCAAGACCTGCGGGCGCGCGGCCTGATCGACTACTAG